The Sphaerospermopsis torques-reginae ITEP-024 genome has a window encoding:
- a CDS encoding cobyrinate a,c-diamide synthase, which produces MSLIIAGERSGVGKTTVTLTLLASLCRRGVKVQSFKVGPDYIDPMFHQYVTDRPCRNLDAVLTSETYIQKCFQRHSQECEYTLVEGVMGLFDGVGNSFNTTENGNHQMDFASTAHVARLLDIPVILVIDCSRLSGSVAAIAHGYCSLDQRVKIAGLVLNRVGSDRHLSLLKNSLKTLNLPILGVLKRQDNITIPDRHLGLVPTGELPELDNVIHRLADLGDHCFDWEKLLPLLQVTEILSSDVPNFQINEPHRHRESGEIKENQKSKIKIAVARDQAFNFYYQDNLDLLEKLGAELIFWSPLKDTQLPKDIQGMYFGGGFPEVFAQELAANIKVIQEVKTAILSGIPTIAECGGLMYLCENIIDFENQSWTMVGILPTSAQMDKKLTLGYRRAVVLENSFLLDAGTNIYGHEFHRSHVITNPQKPLFDTYRYDCEENTGFEGWNLPNIPNVHASYVHQHWGESIEIPQRFLQQCLKFSEVQKPPGNELPV; this is translated from the coding sequence ATGTCTTTGATTATTGCTGGAGAACGCAGCGGAGTGGGCAAAACTACGGTGACACTTACACTTTTAGCTTCTTTGTGTCGTCGTGGTGTCAAAGTACAATCTTTTAAGGTTGGTCCAGATTATATTGATCCTATGTTTCATCAGTATGTTACAGACCGTCCTTGTCGAAATTTAGATGCGGTTTTGACTTCAGAAACTTATATTCAAAAATGTTTTCAGCGTCATTCCCAAGAATGTGAATATACTCTGGTTGAGGGAGTGATGGGTTTATTTGATGGTGTTGGTAATTCTTTCAATACAACTGAAAATGGCAATCATCAAATGGACTTTGCTAGTACAGCCCATGTTGCCAGATTATTAGATATTCCGGTAATATTAGTAATTGATTGTAGTCGTTTGTCTGGGTCAGTAGCTGCGATCGCACATGGTTATTGTAGTTTGGATCAGAGAGTTAAAATTGCAGGGTTAGTATTAAATAGAGTAGGGAGCGATCGCCATTTATCTTTATTAAAAAATTCCTTGAAAACTCTCAACTTACCTATTTTGGGTGTCCTCAAAAGACAGGATAATATTACTATTCCTGATCGTCATCTGGGTTTAGTTCCCACAGGAGAATTACCAGAATTAGATAATGTAATTCATCGTCTCGCAGATTTAGGCGATCATTGTTTTGATTGGGAAAAATTATTACCACTTTTACAAGTAACTGAAATTCTGTCTTCAGATGTTCCCAATTTTCAAATCAACGAACCGCACAGACACAGAGAAAGCGGAGAAATAAAAGAAAATCAAAAATCAAAAATCAAAATTGCTGTTGCACGGGATCAAGCTTTTAATTTTTATTATCAAGACAACTTAGATTTATTAGAGAAACTGGGAGCAGAATTAATATTTTGGAGTCCTTTAAAAGATACTCAATTACCAAAAGATATTCAAGGAATGTATTTTGGTGGTGGGTTTCCTGAAGTATTTGCACAAGAACTAGCAGCAAATATTAAAGTTATTCAAGAAGTAAAAACAGCGATTTTATCAGGAATACCCACCATTGCTGAATGTGGTGGTTTAATGTATTTGTGTGAAAATATTATTGATTTTGAAAATCAATCTTGGACAATGGTAGGAATATTGCCCACATCTGCACAAATGGATAAAAAATTAACTTTAGGATATCGTCGCGCAGTAGTTTTAGAAAATAGCTTTTTGTTAGATGCGGGTACAAATATTTATGGACATGAATTTCATCGTTCTCATGTAATTACAAACCCGCAAAAACCATTGTTTGATACCTATCGTTATGACTGTGAAGAAAATACAGGTTTTGAAGGATGGAATTTACCTAATATTCCTAATGTTCATGCTTCTTATGTTCATCAACATTGGGGAGAAAGTATAGAAATTCCCCAAAGGTTTTTACAGCAATGTTTAAAATTTAGTGAGGTACAAAAACCGCCAGGGAATGAATTACCTGTCTAA
- the mazF gene encoding endoribonuclease MazF, whose amino-acid sequence MNASETIYIPQQGDIIWINFTPQVGREQAGRRPAIVISPIKYNRRVGLALVCPITTKVKGYPFEVILPSGLAVSGVILADQVKSLDWQQREADFICKAPPEVTVEVISLSIDN is encoded by the coding sequence GTGAATGCTTCTGAGACAATATACATTCCCCAACAGGGAGATATAATTTGGATTAATTTTACTCCTCAAGTTGGAAGAGAGCAAGCTGGTAGACGGCCTGCCATTGTTATTTCACCCATAAAATATAATCGTCGAGTAGGCTTGGCCTTGGTTTGTCCAATTACTACAAAAGTAAAGGGCTATCCATTTGAGGTAATTTTGCCATCAGGTTTAGCTGTATCAGGAGTCATTTTAGCCGATCAAGTTAAATCCTTAGATTGGCAACAAAGAGAAGCAGATTTTATTTGTAAAGCACCACCTGAAGTTACTGTTGAAGTCATCAGTTTATCAATTGATAATTGA
- a CDS encoding carbohydrate kinase family protein translates to MSNPHVLCLGEVLFDCLADQMGLKLEEVKSWTPYPGGAPANVACALVKLGTPAGFIGAVGEDQPGNALVKLLQDVGVDTTGVQLHPTAPTRQVYVVRDLTGDRSFAGFGKYDTSEFADTRLQAKQIPESLFNDADFLVLGTLELAYPESEAAIHQALKLAEQYDLKIILDVNWRPVFWQDANLAKQKIAALLPRFDFLKLTKEEASWLFDTTDPGAITYRLNSLEGVLVTDGENGCAYCLGENEGKLPAFSIPVVDTTGAGDSFLAGFLHQLSKLGIHSLRDAETAKRVVTYSSAVGALTTIKPGAIASQPTAEEVDAFLAEHQL, encoded by the coding sequence ATGAGTAATCCCCATGTTTTGTGTCTAGGCGAAGTTTTGTTTGATTGTTTAGCAGATCAAATGGGGCTAAAGCTGGAAGAAGTCAAGTCTTGGACTCCCTACCCAGGGGGTGCGCCAGCTAATGTGGCTTGTGCTTTAGTTAAACTGGGAACGCCCGCAGGTTTTATTGGTGCTGTAGGAGAAGATCAACCAGGTAATGCACTGGTGAAGTTATTACAAGATGTAGGTGTAGATACAACGGGTGTGCAACTTCATCCGACAGCACCAACGCGACAAGTTTATGTAGTCAGGGATTTGACGGGCGATCGCTCTTTTGCTGGTTTTGGTAAATATGATACTAGCGAATTTGCCGATACCCGGTTACAAGCTAAACAAATACCAGAATCACTGTTTAACGATGCTGATTTTTTGGTGTTGGGGACTTTGGAATTAGCTTATCCTGAAAGTGAAGCTGCTATTCACCAGGCATTGAAATTAGCGGAACAATATGATTTGAAAATCATCTTAGATGTGAATTGGCGACCTGTATTTTGGCAAGATGCTAATTTAGCAAAGCAAAAAATTGCAGCATTATTGCCGCGTTTTGATTTCCTCAAACTCACCAAAGAGGAAGCATCATGGTTGTTTGATACTACAGACCCTGGAGCAATTACTTACAGATTGAACTCATTAGAAGGGGTTTTAGTCACCGATGGCGAAAATGGTTGTGCTTATTGTTTAGGTGAGAATGAAGGTAAATTACCAGCTTTTTCTATACCAGTGGTGGATACCACTGGTGCAGGAGATAGTTTTTTAGCTGGGTTTCTCCATCAGTTGAGTAAGTTGGGTATTCATAGTTTGAGAGATGCAGAAACAGCAAAACGAGTTGTTACATACTCTAGTGCGGTAGGGGCGTTGACTACTATTAAACCAGGTGCGATCGCATCCCAACCCACAGCAGAAGAAGTTGATGCTTTTTTAGCTGAACATCAACTTTAA
- a CDS encoding polysaccharide deacetylase family protein: protein MPLVKPLTQRFSFLGFGKHRPSKFRFSKLLPLLLIVIAVYCFLELAWPKRFLLPSLFGESVFCVNTPDKVLALTFDDGPDPVYTRAISQILLDYQAQGTFFVLGKHSAKYPQIVRTLEKQGHEIANHTWHHYDLNSKFKDSIYREITETDVLINQLISPDNVHFRPPFGRAGVAVTNVVKQMRKPIIFWDVDLQDWRGKSAAEMMKIFENNFHNGSIILLHDSDGVAKKGVYASRHNTVEVVEKILKAYTPQGYKFVTISELLKRGTVVKVQERCLKQN from the coding sequence ATGCCTTTAGTTAAACCCCTCACTCAGCGTTTTTCTTTCCTGGGTTTTGGCAAACATCGTCCATCGAAATTCAGATTTTCCAAATTATTGCCTCTGTTATTGATAGTAATAGCAGTTTACTGTTTTTTAGAATTGGCTTGGCCAAAGCGTTTCCTGCTGCCCAGCCTATTTGGAGAGTCAGTATTTTGTGTCAACACTCCTGATAAAGTTTTAGCATTAACATTTGACGACGGACCTGATCCAGTCTATACCAGAGCAATTTCTCAAATCCTTTTAGATTATCAAGCTCAGGGAACATTTTTTGTCTTGGGAAAACACAGTGCAAAGTATCCCCAAATTGTCAGAACTTTGGAAAAACAGGGACATGAAATAGCAAACCATACATGGCATCATTACGATTTAAATAGTAAATTTAAAGATTCTATTTATAGGGAAATTACCGAAACCGATGTTTTAATTAATCAATTAATTTCACCAGATAATGTTCACTTTAGACCCCCTTTTGGTCGGGCTGGTGTTGCTGTAACGAATGTTGTAAAGCAGATGAGAAAACCAATTATTTTTTGGGATGTAGATTTACAGGACTGGCGTGGTAAATCTGCCGCAGAGATGATGAAAATTTTTGAAAATAACTTTCATAATGGTTCAATCATTCTTTTACATGATTCTGATGGTGTAGCAAAAAAAGGAGTATATGCTAGTCGCCATAATACAGTAGAGGTAGTGGAGAAAATTTTGAAAGCCTATACTCCCCAGGGATATAAATTTGTCACTATATCAGAGTTGTTGAAAAGAGGAACTGTAGTTAAAGTACAAGAACGCTGTTTAAAGCAAAATTAA
- a CDS encoding AbrB/MazE/SpoVT family DNA-binding domain-containing protein: MTVHKLMLEIPDNLFQKLHHLAELTGQSIESLAVQSLTNNLPVFSEKKYNLDDLLSRVSSENLHNEIDTGEPVGRECF; the protein is encoded by the coding sequence ATGACAGTCCACAAATTAATGCTGGAAATTCCAGATAATCTATTTCAAAAATTGCATCACCTAGCAGAATTAACAGGTCAATCCATCGAATCTTTAGCAGTGCAAAGTTTAACTAACAATTTACCCGTATTTTCTGAAAAAAAGTACAACTTGGATGATTTGCTATCAAGAGTATCATCAGAAAATTTACACAATGAAATAGATACCGGAGAACCTGTTGGTCGTGAATGCTTCTGA
- a CDS encoding glycosyltransferase family 39 protein, producing the protein MDVNNRRSTVSAPWLHPLLLLIWFIIGMGLRLTNLTAKPPWTDEFATLVFSLGNSFLPVPLDQAIAPDILLQPLQINPAVGIGDVINNILTEDNHPPLYFVLVHLWMRLFPHPEGLVSIFAARSFPALLGAVSIPCAYFLGKLAFRSSLVGQLAAAMMAVSPYAIFLAQEARHYTLAMLWVMLSLACLVVAIRHLEKQKLLPLWLIIAWVGVNALGFATHFFFVITLGAEAVALIFVAWKQQLHTKIWVLLSPVWWRLYYVVVGTAVAGLVWLPGRLQNRYIGTLTEWIKSERVGLSWISPIFQALGTWITMISLLPVEAPDLTVVIFSGLVMLIFFIWAVPILIRGIKFQLQKPEIGSITQVFVAVVLGAIALFFFFTYFLGIDLTRGARYSFVYFPAVIILVGASLAVCYQNPNIGKWGITGKQAVMLIWVMGLISAISVTFNLGYRKYYRPDLFLPVIEQNSSVPVLIATTHKSLVQTGEMMGIAWELKFSGLQTNIENTQFLLAHQAQNPNTSTIALEKTIKELPRPFDLWLVNFHAPISQEVEKCLPDDQKLPGIYGYEYELFHCK; encoded by the coding sequence ATGGACGTGAATAATAGGCGCTCTACCGTTTCTGCTCCCTGGCTTCATCCTTTACTGCTGCTAATTTGGTTCATTATTGGTATGGGGTTACGTTTGACTAACTTAACAGCCAAACCGCCTTGGACTGATGAATTTGCGACTTTAGTATTTAGCTTGGGAAATAGTTTTTTACCAGTACCTTTAGATCAAGCGATCGCCCCTGATATTTTATTACAACCATTACAAATTAATCCCGCAGTTGGTATAGGAGATGTAATTAATAATATTCTCACAGAGGATAATCACCCTCCATTATATTTTGTCTTGGTTCATCTGTGGATGCGGTTATTTCCTCACCCAGAAGGTTTAGTATCCATATTTGCAGCACGTTCATTTCCAGCTTTATTGGGTGCTGTTTCTATTCCCTGTGCTTATTTTTTAGGTAAATTAGCTTTTCGTTCTTCATTAGTAGGACAATTAGCCGCTGCAATGATGGCAGTTTCACCTTATGCAATATTCTTAGCACAAGAAGCCCGTCATTATACATTGGCTATGCTTTGGGTGATGCTTTCTCTAGCTTGCTTGGTAGTTGCTATCCGTCATCTAGAAAAACAAAAATTATTACCTTTGTGGTTAATTATTGCTTGGGTAGGAGTGAACGCCTTGGGTTTTGCTACTCATTTCTTTTTTGTGATCACTCTTGGCGCTGAAGCTGTAGCTTTGATTTTTGTAGCTTGGAAACAACAACTGCACACAAAAATTTGGGTGTTACTCTCTCCTGTGTGGTGGCGGCTTTATTATGTAGTAGTTGGTACGGCTGTTGCTGGGTTAGTGTGGTTGCCAGGAAGGTTACAAAATCGCTACATTGGCACTTTAACGGAGTGGATTAAAAGTGAGCGTGTGGGACTAAGTTGGATTAGCCCCATTTTTCAAGCTTTAGGTACATGGATTACTATGATTTCCTTACTCCCAGTGGAAGCACCTGATTTAACAGTGGTTATTTTCTCTGGGTTGGTGATGTTAATTTTCTTTATTTGGGCAGTGCCAATTTTAATTCGGGGAATAAAATTTCAATTACAAAAACCGGAAATTGGTTCTATTACTCAAGTATTTGTTGCAGTAGTATTAGGAGCGATCGCTCTATTTTTCTTCTTTACTTATTTCCTGGGTATTGATCTTACCAGGGGCGCTCGCTATAGTTTTGTTTATTTTCCAGCGGTAATAATTTTAGTGGGTGCAAGTCTGGCAGTTTGTTATCAAAATCCCAACATTGGTAAATGGGGTATTACTGGGAAACAAGCTGTAATGCTGATTTGGGTAATGGGTTTAATCAGTGCAATTTCAGTTACTTTTAATTTGGGTTATCGCAAATATTATCGCCCTGATTTATTTCTTCCTGTCATTGAACAAAATTCATCAGTCCCGGTTCTCATTGCCACAACTCATAAAAGTTTAGTCCAAACTGGAGAAATGATGGGTATAGCTTGGGAGTTAAAATTCTCTGGTTTGCAAACTAATATTGAAAATACTCAATTTCTCCTCGCCCATCAAGCCCAAAACCCCAATACTTCTACTATAGCCCTAGAAAAGACTATCAAAGAATTACCACGACCTTTTGATTTATGGTTGGTTAATTTTCATGCTCCCATCAGTCAAGAAGTGGAAAAATGTCTGCCTGATGATCAAAAGTTGCCGGGAATATATGGGTATGAGTATGAATTGTTTCACTGTAAATAA